The Neurospora crassa OR74A linkage group V, whole genome shotgun sequence sequence GGGTGAAGCGACCGAGAACAAGGCCGCCGGCTTGATGGGCCTCCCTACCGCCATCGTCGCTAACATGACGAGCGAACAATTGGAGGCCTACACCCTGCACCTGCGCATCGAGGAAATCACCCAGAAACTCAAGATCGACGATGTTGTTCCTGCTGATGGAGACAGGTATGCTGCACATGTTCACTTTTGTCGTCTCGGAAACTCTTGACTAACCCGTCGTGTTTGTCCAGATCACCCTCTCCTGCTCCCCAGTACGACAACCATGGTCGTCGTGTCAACACTCGCGAATACCGTTATcgcaagaagctcgaggatGAGCGCCACAAGCTCATCGAGAAGGCCATGAAGACGATCCCCAACTATCACCCGCCCTCGGACTACCGTAGACCTACAAAGACCCAGGAGAAGGTCTACGTCCCGGTTAACGACTACCCAGAGATTAACTTCAGTATGATAACTAACCCTCCAAACTCCCTATTGACTCCTAACCTCCCCTCGCCCTCATTGGTATTTTGCCAGGCATGAACCCAGCGCTTCTAGAAACGGTTGCCGTTTGTGCCTTGCAAGTTGCTTATGTTGAAACGTTCTAACCCGAAAAACAAATGACTTCCATGATAACAATACTAACACTTAGCTCTTCCTTGTTCAAGTTGGTTTGCTTATCGGTCCTCGTGGCAATACACTCAAGAAGATGGAAACAGAATCTGGCGCCAAGATTGCCATTCGTGGAAAGGGCTCCGTAAAGGAGGGCAAGGGCCGTTCTGACGCCGCCCACTCCAGCAACCAGGAAGAGGACCTGCACTGTCTCATCATGGCAGATACCGAAGAGAAGGTGAACAAAGCCAAGAAGCTGATTCACAATATTATTGAGACAGTACGTTTACCCCTCCCCGCCTTTTGCGTTGACGCACCCGCTAACTGTTATCACAGGCTGCTTCGATCCCTGAAGGCCAGAACGAGCTCAAGCGCAACCAGTTGCGTGAGCTTGCTGCCCTCAACGGTACTCTGCGTGACGACGAAAATCAAGCATGCCAGAACTGCGGCCAGATCGGTCATCGTAAATATGATTGCCCTGAGAAGCAGAACTATACTGCCAACATTATCTGCCGTGTCTGCGGTAACGCGGGCCATATGGCTAGGGATTGTCCTGACAGGCAGAGGGGTGCAAGCTGGAGGAACGATGGTCCCGGTGCTGGCCGGACTGCTGGCCGTATCGGTAGCAGTGGTGGCGGCGATGCCGTGGACCGCGAGTACGAGGTTTGTTCAACCCCTTTCCgattttctctttttttttgtgagCAACATACTGACATGTACCAGCAACTCATGCAAGAACTCGGTGGTACCGGCGCTGCTCCTGCCCGTATTGAAGCTGGCCCCGGTTCTTTCAGCAATGGTCCCAGCGGTGGCAACGGCGATGCCAAGCCCTGGCAACGGGGACCCACTGGCGGCCCTGCTCCCTGGCGTACTCGCAACATGGATCGTGATCACGAAGGTGGTCCCGGTGGCCCTCCCAGCGGACCCTCTGGTGGCCCGGCTCCCTGGGCTCGTGATCGTAACGAGCGCAGGCATGATGATCGCGACAGAGGAGACAGCTACTATGGCGGCGATCGCAGGCATGACGACTACGGCAGAGGCTCCTCGGGTGGTGGCGGCCCGGCCCCTTGGCACCAGCCTCCCCCGGGCGCTCCTTCTGCCCCGGCGATCCCCACGGCTCCGGCGTATCCTGGTGCTTATGGTGGTTATCCTGGCTATGGTGCTCCTCCCGGTATGGGCGCTGCCCCGCCTCCTGGAttgcctcctccgcctcccggAGCTCCTCCTGGCTTGTCCGGACCGCTTAACGCCCTCATCCAGCAATATGCCAACGCAgctcctcccccgcccccTCCGGCAGCTGAAGCGCCCCCTCCGCCTCCCATGGATCTCCCTCCGCCTCCCCCTCCCGGTGCTTGAAGGGCACTGAGTAACAACTAACCAGATGCATGCTGGGTCGGACAAGTTGAAATGGAATGGTGTACTGACTGACAGGGTATTCACTTGATTAACAAGGTTTCACTCAAACGATGTCAGAACGCACTAGCATGAATTAACTTAACCATACGGTTGCGCAGGGTTTGCAGGTATATTTCAAGTTGCTGTTGGAGACAGCACGAACTAACTGTACACGAAGAAGGTGCTAGATCAAGATCCTAGGTTTCCTTGATTATAACgttaaagaaaaaaagagaaaatgaAAATGAAAATTATCTTTGTTCGTGGGGTAGACCAAGAAAACCCCTTGGATACATAAGGACTGTACACAGTAAGACGTAGTCCCTGGATAAAAGAAGTTCTCTGAAGAAATTTACCCTTGAAGAAGTCGTGACTCTCGCCATCCTGTCCAGTCGAGTGAATATAGACTGTGTTAACGTTCAAAGAGTCAGGATTCTGTAGCTCCCAACGATGCCgtttcccccctctctcctccctGTCCTCTTTACCTGCTAGATAATGGTGGCCAGTCTGCAAAAAATCACGGCACCGATGAGTACTGTAGCACAGCATGGGATTCATTTTGTTGCTTGAACATGCTTCCTAGTAGTTCATGCCATTTCCATTCCTCGGATAACTAACCCAATTGATATCCGTCCGTTAATGATAATTTTTTAGTCTTCCTTGATTCTTCCCAACGAGCCAAACCCAACGATGTTATCCCAGTCCCTTTCTCATGATCCTTAACAACCAAACCAAGGAAGCCATCTCCTCGCCAAGCCAGCGCTACTAGTAAACACCAGTTTTTTTGCACCTGACAGTCCTCTTGCTATAAACCACCGTCTTTGCTTTGGTCGTAAGATCTGTGCTCCAAGGGTGTTTGTGATGGCTTGTGCCCGGCTCGTGTCAACCCCGTCGAATCCTCCCTGCATCGCGGGTGTTTTTGCACATGTTACATACTTGTTTTGGGGCGGAAAGGGCGCGAGGGGTTACTGGAGCTAGTGAAGTCGTTATTCGAGGCTCGGACTCGGGTTACGGCGTTTACGGCGTGGCGTTTTACTTTTGAGATGTTGAGACAGTGAGACGACATGATGACAGCGAAGCGGTTGTAAATACCACAGACaggctttcttttcttctaccCTTTCCAACTCTTACTTATAGTCTTCGTCCTAGTCCTGCATAGGCCTAACCGGGTGTCCACCATCGACAATCATGACCTCCTCAATCTTCTTGTCGACGTCCTCGCCGTACTCGACTCGCTTCCACGTGTTGATGCGGCCCTCGTTCATATCAAAGTCAAAGACGCGGATCTTGCGGTGGAATCCTCCGTAGCCGGCATAACCGCCGAaaccggcggcgccggcgtaGCACATCCAGAGGGCGGGCTTGCCGTCTTCTTTGAAGTCTACGGCGCAGTATTCGTTAACGTGGTCGCTGTGGGGAGAGGGGAATGTTAGCGTGCTACCGAATTTCGGAAAAGAgctgcaaaaaaaaaaaaaaaaacagaaaaaaaaaaaaaaaaacagagcTTGACTGGGAGACTCACTGTCCACAAGACACCATCgcaactccctcctccaccaacgcATCGTGAAAGCCAGAGTTAAACGTTGGCGCCGTAGTCGGCTCCTTCCATGACGTCACCAGCGTTAAATTCCTCCCATTCTGGTACTCCGGCAAGGGGATATGGATGAATGCGACATCCATGTGCACGTGCGTGTACTCGCGGTGCTTCTTCTTGAGTCCCTGCGCCGTCTGTCGGAACCACTCGATCTGGTTGGGCTTGATCCAGTCGTAGCCCGGGTACTTGCGCTCGTTGGGCGAGTAGGCGTGTGTGTCGAGCAGGTATACCGTCAGCGCCGAGTGGCTAGACGAGCCGCGCCCTAGCACCTCGATGAAGTAATTACCAACACCGTCGATGCTCTCGGGCCCAGCGCGAGACAGGGAATAGGGCAAGGTCTCGATCAGGTCCATCTGGGCGGCCCGCGACATGGAGCCTTCATCGTCGTGGTTACCGAAGATGGAGACGTACGGGATCTTGTGCTTGATGAGGATTTGGGCGTACTTGAAGATGGCCTAGAAAGAATGAGTATTAGCCGCGGGCGTTTTCCAGATATCAGGATATGACGGAATCCCTTACCGTCTGCGTATCCGGCGCAGTCTCGCCGTTGACCTGATCCCcgctcaacaccaccaaatccggcttctcctcctccaaaatCTTCGTCACAAAGTCCAGCGTCCTGGGATCCGCCTCGCACTTCTGCCCCTCCGGCAGCGCATCACGACACGCTCCCACGCCCGTGCTCAAGTGCAGATCTGCCAACTGCACAATCTTGAACTTGCCATTATCCCGAATCCTCAACACCGGCTTCACAGGCGGGTGCTCCACTCCCCTCCGTACCGTCAGATGGGCAGAGGGCACGCTGCGCCCAACATCCAGCAACAACGGCGTGCCCGTCATGCTCCACGCCTCCCTAGCTTCCACCGCATCGTCGCCAAACAGCACGTCGATCCCGGTCACCGCATTCTTGGAATCACTTGCCCCTCTTTTAGCCGACCGCTTCACCCACAGGCCGGCCGGCCTGGACTCCCACTTCTCATTCTTGATATCCAGGCCCTTGGCCGCAGCCTTTTCCGCGTCGGCCACGCTAGGATCCAATCGGCCGACGGTCACGTCTACGACTACTTTATCGCCCTCcttcagctcctcctcgcgcTTGCGGCTCACGTGGAGGTAGGCATGGGAGAAGAGGGTCTTGCCGAGGTGGAGGTCCTTGTCGACGCGGTGCCAGACCGAGGTGTCGAGGTCGCAGCTGGAAAAGGGGTTGTAGCTGGTGCAGGTGGTGACGGTGATGTCGGTGATGACGAGGCCGGCGTGGTGGGTGGGCAGGTATTCGTGGATGGCGTTGGGGAGGACGCGGAAGTTGCggtcgaggaagaagatgaggaggaaggtgatgacggcggcggtggagaTTTGGATGATGTTGCGGACCTGGTTTAGGGAAAAGGGTTAGTTAGCTTAGTCGGTTATTGGTGATCTTATAGACAGCTTCCGTCACAACCTTCTTCGTAGCTACTGCTACAGCATTTGCAAAGAGAGTCGAGAGAAATGGAAGTAGAGATGACCTACAATTCGTCGCGTCATCTTGAATAAGACTCTTGTTTTATGTATTTGTGGCCTCTCTGGACCTGCTGGAGTTGCTCTTCTAGCAGCAACCGTCCACTACCTCGTTCGTTGTCGAGTGTGATCAAAGGCTTCGGCGTCCCGGCTACAACTACTACTGCTACTGAACGAAAGGAGGTGGCCCTGCTGCGGCTCTATGCCCATCTTAGAGCATGTCGGAACGGTCGGTCTGTCGAACCACTCGTCGAAGTTGGAGATATCCCTTGCCAAGGCTTGGTTGTAAACTCGAGAAGCTAGCTACCCCAGTATGTTAATCTCGATTCGCGAAGGATGTGTGCGTCCGTGTGCGTGGGGTTTGTCAACTGTCCGGTACGGAGGCGGTACTCGAGTTtcgatgttggtgatgggcggTGCTGACAGGGTCGACGGGACTCGTTCGGTGAGGTTTAGGGAGTCGGATGCAGCACGGGAAACTCGTCAAGTTGTAGATACATATATATCCAAAATAGAATCAAGTTGGTTCGCCAGGGACCAAGTCGCCACTGACACTACGACTGAGCGAAGCGATGAGgtagtagtgtatgtagCAATAGTCTCCCTCCCGAGGGGAACTGGGAAAGTCAGCTTCTTCGGGCGCCCCCCATTGATCGGGCATTTGGTCAAGATGCCTGCCCGCGGCCGCTGTCAGAAGTGGAATCTGGGGAAATTTACCCAACAAGGTTCACCCACGTCGGCAGGGTCGGCCGAGCCCCGCCAAGGGACCTCGCACGGGGGGCCTGAACGAGATCAACTCAACGGCCATTGTTAGAGCATGCACCATTTTCAGGTGCAATTACTAACAGGGCAGCTACCCAAAGAAATGTTCTCGAATCTCGAGTGAAACCTTCCCCTATCGTGGAACCCCGTTGCCCATTCTGCGATGCTTCTTcttacactagaggtacaaaGGATACGGAAACCTCGGTGAATTGATGTCCATGCAAACCTACTTTTACCAAAAGAATTAAGATGCATATGCGCAACCCTTCGTGCTCGAGGTATCGTAATGCATATATGTGATGCCAGTTGATAAGGAACGAGTGTTCGGGGCGGCATTGCCTCTGCCCTTCCTTTGGGTGTAAGATTTACAGAGTAGCCCATATACAGGGTCCGTACACCAACTGGCACACATATTCAGACGAATTCATGTGCTGGCCTACGTGTACGGCCTATTCGCCCTCGAACAGTAGGATCAGCCCTACCGCGCGCGAGAGCGAACACAtgaatagaggtagtattaCCTCGCGGTATAGTGAACAGTAGTGTaagtggatgtggatgtgtaGATTTGTGGGAAATGGTGGTAAGGGGGCATATTCGCGAGAACTGGAATGCAAGATTTCTCGAGGTTTTACCGGTGCACGGGACGGATTACGGGCTTATCAGAGTGTACAAACAGAGACGAAAATTCAACTGTTGGGTCTAGAGGTACTGATCTTATAGGTATCACGAAAGGCAATCCGGGCGCTAACAGATAGGTACATAGTGCGTACCTATGTGCGCGGGTTTCTACAAGACTCGCCCGTAAAAAGTACCAACACCCTAACCAGAGTTCTTCTGGGGGTAAGCGCCTATCCATAGGGCGTCTGTAACTTACAGTGAGGTGTCAGacctctccccctcctttttttctttggagctgggtacctaggtagaaaGGGGCTCGGGGACTTGGCGATGCCCGTCCAGAACCAACAAGCCAATTTCATCAAAAGCTTCACTCTATCAAGTTGACTGGATCCGACATCCCACTCGTGGTTGTTGTCATTACTAGAAGTCCGATCCGCGAGTTGCTGTATCCAATGTATTCCCATTTCATTGTCAACATCCCACTGCACGATGCCTCTCTGCCTGCCTGCTTCGCTACCTATGTAAACATAtgccccttcctcctctgatCTTCATACAAGATACTACGGGTATAAACTGATGATCCTTTCCACACTCCACTTCatcttaatattctattctgtctcatctcctccttctcataCAACAGGTATCATGCTTTAaactcgacaacaacaagtgaCAAAACTCCAAAATCAAACGCTGCCTTTTAACGCCAATTTGCTTGCCAGTCAGTGATGACAGATCCCATAATCTTCCCTGGTCTCTCTCTTGCCTTTTTTTCCTGTCCGTCGTCATGAAACCCGCACATTACGTCGTTACAAGAAAAAAATAGTGAAACAAACGAGAGGGAAAtgaaaaaagaaggggaaaaaaagaacgaCGTGCCTGCGCCATATCATCAAATACCAGTCAATGGCTTTTGATCCTCCCCCTTTCATCACCATTATATCCCAACTACCCAAACAGCTTGATAAGAAAGTAGCCGTCAAGGCGACCCCTCTGAAAACCAGGAAAACGTTCCATCCATTCGTACCAGTCGACTGAGGAAATGACGAAAGAAAATAAGGAAAACGGAAGTGAAATCAAAGTTATTGTCCTGTATGCCAACAGCTTTGgaaccccccttcccccagAAAGCAAAAGTTATTTATGTGTCGTGATATGCCGAATGAACGACGTCTTTCGTGGTGTATGATGCAGTGTCGTTACACAGCTGGGCTCGCGCCCTCTTTCATCTTTTCTGCCTTTtcaatcttctccttctatcATGAGTATTGAGTAATGAAAGACATGCCGGGTGGGAGCGTAAGTGAAGTGGGGAGAATGACAAAGAAAATCAGATGCTTGCAAGGCGAGGTCTCCCATCAGGAGCTCGGGCGTGGCAGACCATGAGCTTGAGACTCGTGCCCCATTCCTCACACTCGTCGAGGAGTGCTTTGTCTCTCCACATGCTTCCGACGGTTCCTGGGCCAATGTCGGTACTAGCAGCGCTCTCATAGCACTGGCTGTACCACCATTGTCCCACCTTCGCCACCATCTTAGTGATGCTTTCATCTGCTACCGGGCTTCCGTCGCTGATCATCTCGGGAAGGCTGCGTTCATCCTTCATGGACTTGCCCTTGGTAGCGGTCTTGCTTCTTTTACCGTTCTCGCTTGCAGGCGTTCGTGGAATGACACTAACGACCGGGACGCCAACACGGCAAGTCTTGAGATCGGCAAAGCCCTTTCTGCCAAGTAGTCGGAGGATGAGATCCGAGGTCGACCCAAGACTGACATCAGGGGATTTGGCATGGATGCGTTCCTTCAGGCGGCGTACAGCCTTACGCCCGTGGTTGCCCATATTGTTCAGATCAACATCCAGAATCGAAAGCTCAATGTAGCCACCAGGCTTGAGGACACGCCGAGCCTCTGAGATAATATTCCGATAATGTGCCTCGGGGGCCGCAACCGGGAAGCGAAATACTACAGCCGTAAAACTCTCTGCGCCAAAAGGAAACTTGCCAGTGTGTGACATGTACTGTGCCTGGTAGTGGTTCGGAGGACTGAGAGGGAGACCAGTTGAGCCATTGCGAGCAGCTGGACGAGGCGGACGAGGCGAAAGGTTGAAGAACGTTGCTGCTGGATACGTCTCGGCTGCATAGAAAGACCAGTCGTCGTTGCCAAGACCGTCAATAACGAGGATGGAAGGACGCTTCAGTGAGCCTACGTCGTTGAGCAGCTCATCTCGGACCGGACTGAAGAGCACATGCCCAAAGGTAAGCCACTTGCTGACCGTCATGGACCCGACGCGTAGATTGACCAAGGCAAGCGGCGAGCCATCCTCCGAACTTTGACTACAACGACTCGACTCGGATCGACGTGAATCATCAACAGGAAGGCTGTTGGTTTGCTTTTCAGTCTCAACCTCTTTTTCTAGTTCCGACTGCTTGCTCACAGCCTCACCCTGCCGCTGCACCTCTGACTCTCTGGATACGTCAGGTTCCAACGAGCACCTCGGGCTGGGATGATCGGCCAGGAGTTGCTTCACCTTCTCAGCCATATCGGAGCTATAGACGCTAGAACTGACGGGTATTCTTTGCGAGTGCATAATATGGGTAAGACTTTGTACCTGCTGTTCATGGAATTGAGAGCGAAGAGTTGGGGATTCCAGGGGTGGTTCGATGCGTCGAGTTGGGGTAGCCGTATACTTCTCCAAGTGAAATTGGTTCCCGAAAGACGATCGTGTGGATGGGGGCTGCCTCAACCTTTCGTCCCCAAACAAGTCATCGTACTCGTCCCAAATCTCGTCCTCGGCCAATGGTGCATCAGGCTCGGGAATGATTGCAGTAGCCTCGGCAAAGTTGAATCCTCCGGAGCTGCTAGAAGTTGTGGTATTGGTGGTGCACAGGGAACCCTTCCTCGGTGAAAATGAGAGAAACTCTTGTCTAATTTCGCTGGGGTAAGTTGGAAGCATCGATCCCGAATTTCGAGTTAGCGTCGGGGTCTCCATTTCAGCGGTCGTCGCTGGCTCCACACGGACAGGCGTCGATGGCCTGGGCGGACTAGGTCCCTTGGCTATGGAATATGCATCTCGAAGGTCCATCTTAGACGGCGTGACTTGAGCACTAAGTCTGTGGAACGGCCGAGAGAAACTCTTGGGTGATATTTGTTCGGCACGAGCACTGACGACTTTTGGAATCCGACCGACCTGAGCAAGTCGGCTCGGGCGGCCCTGTACAGGACTGGTGGTGATTCCGGCCTG is a genomic window containing:
- a CDS encoding branchpoint-bridging protein — translated: MSWRNQGITGSNNIPLGSRRRFAGDGEEEDGARSVTPSAPSSVTNGDRDRDRDGPVYSNDRDVKRGRSPERSEDGPKRRKKRNRWGEATENKAAGLMGLPTAIVANMTSEQLEAYTLHLRIEEITQKLKIDDVVPADGDRSPSPAPQYDNHGRRVNTREYRYRKKLEDERHKLIEKAMKTIPNYHPPSDYRRPTKTQEKVYVPVNDYPEINFIGLLIGPRGNTLKKMETESGAKIAIRGKGSVKEGKGRSDAAHSSNQEEDLHCLIMADTEEKVNKAKKLIHNIIETAASIPEGQNELKRNQLRELAALNGTLRDDENQACQNCGQIGHRKYDCPEKQNYTANIICRVCGNAGHMARDCPDRQRGASWRNDGPGAGRTAGRIGSSGGGDAVDREYEQLMQELGGTGAAPARIEAGPGSFSNGPSGGNGDAKPWQRGPTGGPAPWRTRNMDRDHEGGPGGPPSGPSGGPAPWARDRNERRHDDRDRGDSYYGGDRRHDDYGRGSSGGGGPAPWHQPPPGAPSAPAIPTAPAYPGAYGGYPGYGAPPGMGAAPPPGLPPPPPGAPPGLSGPLNALIQQYANAAPPPPPPAAEAPPPPPMDLPPPPPPGA
- a CDS encoding phosphoesterase produces the protein MTRRIVRNIIQISTAAVITFLLIFFLDRNFRVLPNAIHEYLPTHHAGLVITDITVTTCTSYNPFSSCDLDTSVWHRVDKDLHLGKTLFSHAYLHVSRKREEELKEGDKVVVDVTVGRLDPSVADAEKAAAKGLDIKNEKWESRPAGLWVKRSAKRGASDSKNAVTGIDVLFGDDAVEAREAWSMTGTPLLLDVGRSVPSAHLTVRRGVEHPPVKPVLRIRDNGKFKIVQLADLHLSTGVGACRDALPEGQKCEADPRTLDFVTKILEEEKPDLVVLSGDQVNGETAPDTQTAIFKYAQILIKHKIPYVSIFGNHDDEGSMSRAAQMDLIETLPYSLSRAGPESIDGVGNYFIEVLGRGSSSHSALTVYLLDTHAYSPNERKYPGYDWIKPNQIEWFRQTAQGLKKKHREYTHVHMDVAFIHIPLPEYQNGRNLTLVTSWKEPTTAPTFNSGFHDALVEEGVAMVSCGHDHVNEYCAVDFKEDGKPALWMCYAGAAGFGGYAGYGGFHRKIRVFDFDMNEGRINTWKRVEYGEDVDKKIEEVMIVDGGHPVRPMQD